One region of Alosa alosa isolate M-15738 ecotype Scorff River chromosome 1, AALO_Geno_1.1, whole genome shotgun sequence genomic DNA includes:
- the plxdc2a gene encoding plexin domain-containing protein 2, which translates to MAMVAQLSLAGVCLLSLVKITCEELISADVFTYEHLDILQEQRKSGLEPHSRRWKRWLSPARSDEPSQRHYQERPEPERFPDVVTDDSQDNSSQIERDMDHSYYISKMYGPSDAASTELWVNIEQMDKAKIHGILSNTHRQAARVNLSFDFPFYGHLLREITVATGGFIYTGDIIHRLLTATQYIAPLMANFDPSLSRNSTVIYFDNGTALVVQWDNVHLQDSFHLGSFTFQATLHSDGRIVFAYKQVPIDISDISSVNHPVKVGLSDAFVVLHKIQQIPNVRRRTIYEYHRVELLKSKIIDNSAVEMLPLPTCLQFSSCEPCVTAQINFNCSWCSRLQRCSSGFDRNRQDWVDNGCQDEVRNQSCALSMDMSVTPASPVATTDNNVKATTATQRPTTFASTTLISTTMSTTRRTNPTFFTTQLPTSIPTEDDTKLALHLVDEGSRQVADSEEQREDRLQTGLLVGILLAMVLMVAAVLVTVYMYHHPTSSASLFFIERRPARWPAMKFRRGSGHPAYSEVEVVGRDKESFIVMDKDGYGVSDQRESYVVTDQRERFIVSEQRECFLVMDHC; encoded by the exons ATGGCGATGGTTGCTCAGTTAAGTCTTGCTGGAGTGTGTCTGCTTTCACTGGTGAAAATAACCTGCGAGGAACTTATATCCGCGGACG TGTTCACCTACGAGCACCTGGACATTCTCCAAGAGCAGAGGAAGTCAGGCTTGGAGCCGCACAGCAGGCGATGGAAGAGGTGGCTTTCCCCGGCCAGGTCAGACGAGCCATCCCAGCGGCACTACCAGGAGAGGCCAGAGCCTGAGCGCTTCCCTGACGTGGTGACAGACGACAGCCAGGACAACAGCTCTCAGATTGAG AGAGACATGGATCACAGTTACTACATCTCTAAAATGTATGGACCCTCGGACGCCGCCAGCACTGAGCTCTGGGTGAACATTGAGCAGATGGACAAAGCAAAGATCCACGGGATCCTCTCCAACACCCACAGACAAGCAGCG AGAGTGAATCTCTCATTTGATTTCCCTTTCTATGGACACCTGCTGCGAGAGATTACTGTTGCCACTGGCG GTTTCATCTACACCGGCGACATCATTCACAGGCTGCTGACCGCCACGCAGTACATCGCCCCTCTCATGGCCAACTTTGACCCCAGTCTGTCTAGAAACTCCACAGTCATTTACTTTGACAATG gCACAGCTCTGGTGGTGCAGTGGGACAACGTCCATCTCCAGGACAGCTTCCACCTCGGGAGTTTCACCTTCCAGGCCACGCTGCACAGCGATGGACGCATCGTGTTCGCGTACAAACAG GTTCCTATCGACATCAGTGACATCAGCTCTGTGAACCACCCTGTCAAAGTGGGACTGTCTGATGCATTTGTCGTACTTCACAAGATACAGCAAATACCAA ACGTGCGCAGAAGGACCATCTACGAATACCACCGAGTGGAGCTGCTGAAATCCAAGATTATCGACAACAGTGCGGTGGAGATGCTGCCACTACCCA CCTGCCTCCAGTTCTCCAGCTGTGAGCCATGTGTCACCGCTCAAATCAACTTCAACTGCAGCTGGTGCAGCCGACTGCAGAG ATGTTCCAGTGGATTTGATCGAAACCGGCAGGATTGGGTGGACAATGGATGTCAAGATGAG GTGAGAAACCAGAGTTGTGCACTCAGCATGGACATGAGTGTCACACCGGCATCGCCCGTGGCAACAACAGACAACAACGTTAAGGCAACAACAGCGACACAAAGACCCACCACATTTGCCTCCACTACCCTTATCTCTACCACCATGTCTACTACCAGGAGAACAAACCCAACATTTTTCACCACCCAGCTGCCAACCAGCATTCCCACTGAGG aTGACACGAAGCTTGCGCTGCACTTGGTTGATGAAGGAT CCAGACAGGTAGCGGACAGCGAGGAGCAGCGAGAGGACCGGCTGCAGACTGGACTGCTGGTGGGCATCCTGTTGGCCATGGTGCTGATGGTAGCCGCTGTGCTGGTGACTGTCTACATGTACCACCATCCAACCTCCTCCGCCAGTCTCTTCTTCATAGAG CGGCGACCTGCCAGATGGCCAGCTATGAAATTCCGCAGGGGGTCTGGCCATCCGGCGTACTccgaggtggaggtggtgggcaGAGACAAGGAGAGCTTCATTGTGATGGACAAGGACGGCTACGGCGTgtcagaccagagagagagctaCGTGGTTACTGACCAAAGAGAGCGCTTCATCGTGTCCGAGCAGAGGGAATGTTTCTTAGTAATGGACCACTGCTGA